The Synechococcales cyanobacterium CNB genome includes a window with the following:
- a CDS encoding glycosyltransferase family 2 protein: protein MRTLVAIPVYNEERYVCSVIRRVVEHGHDVLVIDDGSTDSTPRRLECMPVRVIRHATNLGYGRSLRDAFDDAIARRYDWIITMDCDEQHEPDAIPLFIEAAREGTHDVISGSRYLVPAPEDDAPPRDRRAINAEITREVNRRLGRVFREAGGEEITDSFCGFKAMRVGSLRRLHLTESGYAFPMQFWVQAAAARLRIRELAVRLIYNDPTRTFGGQLDDSAVRLAHYRQVLHCELERCADRLPPAALCGVEAGCA from the coding sequence ATGCGCACGCTGGTCGCCATCCCTGTGTACAACGAGGAACGGTACGTCTGCTCCGTCATCCGGCGCGTCGTCGAGCACGGGCACGACGTTCTCGTCATCGACGACGGCTCGACCGACAGCACGCCGCGTCGTCTCGAATGCATGCCGGTGCGGGTGATCCGCCACGCGACGAACCTCGGCTACGGCCGCTCGCTGCGCGACGCCTTCGACGACGCCATCGCCCGGCGCTACGACTGGATCATCACGATGGACTGCGACGAGCAGCACGAGCCGGACGCGATCCCGCTGTTCATCGAGGCGGCGCGCGAGGGCACGCACGACGTTATCAGCGGCTCGCGCTACCTCGTCCCGGCCCCCGAAGACGACGCTCCCCCCCGCGACCGCCGCGCCATCAACGCCGAGATCACCCGCGAGGTCAACCGTCGGCTCGGCCGCGTCTTCCGCGAGGCGGGGGGGGAGGAGATCACCGACTCGTTCTGCGGGTTCAAGGCCATGCGCGTCGGGTCGCTGCGCCGCCTGCACCTCACCGAGAGCGGCTACGCCTTCCCGATGCAGTTCTGGGTGCAGGCCGCCGCCGCGCGACTGCGCATCCGCGAGCTGGCGGTAAGGCTCATCTACAACGACCCGACGCGCACCTTCGGCGGGCAACTCGACGACTCTGCCGTGCGGCTCGCCCACTACCGCCAGGTGCTGCACTGCGAACTGGAACGCTGCGCAGACCGGCTCCCGCCCGCGGCGCTCTGCGGCGTCGAGGCGGGGTGCGCGTGA
- the ugpC gene encoding sn-glycerol-3-phosphate ABC transporter ATP-binding protein UgpC, with protein MASVSLESVRKVYDGGVEAVRDLTLHVRDGEFVALVGPSGCGKSTTLRMIAGLEEADGGTIRIGDRVVNAVHPKDRDVAMVFQNYALYPHMTVRENMSFALRLRGTPRAEVERRVREAARMLDIEGLLDRRPRQLSGGQRQRVAVGRAIVREPKAFLFDEPLSNLDARLRLSTRAELKALHLRLRTTTVYVTHDQEEAMTLGDRVVVMHGGVIRQAGTPFEVYNEPADRFVAGFVGTPGMNFLHGRFEAGEGGVWFTSRGGARLRCADTHADRLVRSAPREGVLGVRPQAISLGAGRPGATLGARVRLVELLGDVMDVVCDLDSGEAVVARVAARQGLAPGDRADLSVEMERAHAFEPGELGRSLLHGGNGAA; from the coding sequence ATGGCGAGCGTCTCGCTGGAGAGCGTCCGGAAGGTCTACGACGGAGGCGTCGAGGCGGTGCGCGACCTGACGCTCCACGTCCGCGATGGCGAGTTCGTCGCGCTCGTCGGGCCGTCCGGCTGCGGCAAGAGCACAACCCTCCGCATGATCGCCGGCCTGGAAGAGGCGGACGGCGGGACGATCCGCATCGGCGACCGGGTCGTGAACGCCGTCCACCCCAAGGACCGCGACGTGGCGATGGTCTTCCAGAACTACGCCCTGTACCCGCACATGACCGTGCGCGAGAACATGAGTTTCGCACTGCGGCTGCGCGGCACGCCCAGGGCCGAGGTCGAGCGGCGCGTGCGCGAGGCGGCCCGGATGCTGGACATCGAGGGGCTGCTGGACCGCCGGCCGCGCCAACTCTCGGGCGGGCAGCGCCAGCGCGTCGCCGTCGGTCGGGCGATCGTCCGCGAGCCGAAGGCGTTCCTCTTCGACGAACCGCTCTCGAACCTCGACGCACGGCTGCGCCTCTCGACCCGGGCCGAACTCAAGGCACTCCACCTGCGCCTGCGCACGACCACGGTCTACGTCACGCACGACCAGGAAGAGGCGATGACGCTCGGCGACCGCGTCGTCGTCATGCACGGGGGCGTGATCCGGCAGGCGGGCACGCCGTTCGAAGTCTACAACGAGCCGGCGGACCGATTCGTCGCGGGCTTCGTGGGCACGCCGGGGATGAACTTCCTCCACGGGCGGTTCGAGGCGGGAGAGGGGGGGGTGTGGTTCACGTCGCGCGGCGGGGCGCGCCTGCGCTGCGCCGACACCCACGCGGACCGCCTTGTGCGGAGCGCGCCGCGGGAGGGCGTCCTGGGCGTGCGGCCCCAGGCGATCTCCCTCGGGGCGGGCAGGCCCGGCGCGACGCTCGGCGCGCGCGTCCGCCTCGTCGAACTGCTCGGCGACGTGATGGACGTGGTCTGCGACCTCGATTCGGGCGAGGCCGTCGTTGCGCGCGTCGCCGCCCGGCAGGGGCTGGCGCCGGGTGATCGGGCTGACCTTTCGGTCGAGATGGAACGAGCGCACGCCTTCGAGCCGGGCGAACTCGGGCGCAGCCTGCTGCACGGCGGGAACGGAGCGGCGTGA
- a CDS encoding serine/threonine protein kinase — MPDRPNEPGPNDAAPSPSGGSGSDDALIAAARAAAEARSDGLPPDPDLPPPDFFPGYIVVREIHRGGQGVVYQAIHKGTKRKVAIKVLLEGALAGPRERTRFEREVEILAQLDHPNIVAVHDSGLAEGRFYYVMDYVSGQTLDVYLSQHDPSVSEVLAMFVKICDAVNAAHLKGVIHRDLKPANVRVDAKGEPHVVDFGLAKVATGDMSDEAQPRLMTMTGQFIGSLPWASPEQAQGVPSMIDVRTDVYSLGVVLYQALTGRFPYQVIGAMRDVLDNILRAEPARPSTIRRQINDEVETIVLKCLSKQRERRYQNAGELARDIERYLRGEPIEAKRDSGWYVLSKMARRHRGPVAFGALLLVLLVGFSIGMTALYQRARAAERMADDQLKEAKAQSETRRQVVDALEGWLAAADPTRGENREITVAEVLDHAAATIGADLAGQPRVEVALRNILGRTFYGLGHVEAAEAQFEAALALARRTLPDDDDDHLFALANLPVALYALDETERAATLFDEALGRLRAARGPAHEETLTTAHNLAKLYFEDGRVEDAERLWRETIAALDSAAAPPAGLSAIVRATYATLLEATGRAVEAEPMLRGALDALARVSGPDHPDTARARVRLGSLLRRLDRADEAEREFASAAASMLVSLGASHPDTLATRAQVASLMEAAGRAADAEREYAAILADGTATLPPLSRAWFSALHGRSLTALGRYDEAEAALLAGHATLEQTLGPAHARTLDTVRLLVSLYGAWERPEQAAEWSAKLP; from the coding sequence GTGCCTGACCGCCCCAACGAACCAGGGCCGAACGACGCCGCGCCGTCCCCCTCGGGCGGTTCAGGCTCGGACGACGCTCTCATCGCCGCGGCCCGGGCCGCCGCCGAGGCCCGCTCGGACGGCCTCCCCCCCGACCCCGACCTGCCCCCGCCGGATTTCTTCCCCGGCTACATCGTGGTCCGCGAGATTCACCGCGGCGGACAGGGCGTCGTCTACCAGGCCATTCACAAGGGGACGAAGCGGAAGGTGGCGATCAAGGTGCTGCTGGAGGGCGCGCTCGCCGGGCCGCGCGAGCGCACGCGCTTCGAGCGCGAGGTGGAGATTCTGGCGCAGCTCGACCATCCGAACATCGTGGCGGTGCACGACTCGGGCCTGGCGGAGGGCCGGTTCTACTACGTGATGGACTACGTCTCGGGCCAGACGCTGGACGTCTACCTCTCGCAGCACGACCCGAGCGTTTCCGAAGTGCTGGCCATGTTCGTGAAGATCTGCGACGCGGTGAACGCCGCGCACCTCAAGGGGGTGATCCACCGCGATCTCAAGCCGGCGAACGTGCGCGTGGACGCGAAGGGCGAGCCGCACGTCGTGGACTTCGGCCTGGCGAAAGTGGCGACGGGCGACATGAGCGACGAGGCCCAGCCGCGCCTGATGACGATGACGGGTCAGTTCATCGGCTCGCTGCCCTGGGCCAGCCCGGAGCAGGCGCAGGGCGTGCCGTCGATGATCGACGTGCGCACGGACGTCTACTCGCTCGGCGTCGTGCTCTATCAGGCGTTGACGGGCCGGTTCCCCTACCAAGTGATCGGGGCGATGCGCGACGTGCTGGACAACATCCTGCGTGCCGAGCCGGCCCGCCCCAGCACGATCCGCCGGCAGATCAACGACGAGGTCGAGACGATCGTCCTCAAGTGCCTGAGCAAGCAGCGCGAGCGCCGCTACCAGAACGCCGGTGAACTCGCCCGAGACATCGAGCGTTACCTGCGCGGCGAGCCGATCGAGGCCAAGCGCGACAGCGGGTGGTACGTGCTCTCGAAGATGGCGCGTCGGCACCGCGGGCCTGTGGCCTTCGGCGCGCTGCTGCTCGTGCTGCTCGTGGGCTTCTCGATCGGCATGACCGCGCTCTACCAGCGGGCGCGTGCCGCCGAACGGATGGCCGACGATCAGCTCAAGGAGGCGAAGGCGCAGTCCGAGACCCGGCGTCAGGTGGTCGATGCGCTCGAAGGGTGGCTCGCCGCCGCCGATCCGACTCGAGGCGAGAACCGCGAGATCACCGTCGCCGAGGTGCTCGATCACGCGGCCGCGACGATCGGCGCGGACCTGGCCGGCCAGCCGCGGGTCGAGGTCGCGCTGCGGAACATCCTCGGGCGCACGTTCTACGGGCTCGGGCACGTCGAGGCGGCTGAGGCGCAGTTCGAGGCCGCGCTCGCGCTCGCTCGGCGCACGCTGCCCGATGACGACGACGATCACCTCTTCGCGTTGGCGAACCTGCCGGTCGCGCTGTATGCGCTGGACGAGACGGAGCGTGCCGCCACGCTCTTCGACGAGGCGCTGGGCCGTCTTCGAGCGGCGCGGGGGCCTGCGCACGAAGAGACGCTCACGACCGCCCACAACCTGGCCAAGCTGTACTTCGAGGATGGTCGCGTCGAGGACGCCGAGCGGCTGTGGCGCGAGACCATCGCTGCGCTGGACTCGGCGGCCGCCCCCCCCGCGGGTCTCTCGGCCATCGTGCGCGCGACCTACGCGACGCTGCTCGAAGCCACCGGCCGCGCCGTGGAGGCCGAGCCGATGCTGCGCGGCGCGCTCGACGCGCTCGCGAGGGTGTCCGGACCGGACCACCCCGACACGGCCCGCGCCCGTGTTCGTCTCGGCTCGCTGCTGCGGCGTCTGGATCGTGCCGACGAAGCCGAGCGAGAGTTCGCCTCCGCCGCGGCGTCGATGCTCGTCTCCCTCGGTGCGTCGCACCCGGACACGCTGGCGACCCGGGCCCAAGTCGCCTCGCTCATGGAAGCGGCGGGCCGCGCTGCCGATGCCGAGCGAGAGTACGCCGCCATCCTCGCCGACGGCACTGCGACGCTTCCACCGTTGAGCCGGGCCTGGTTCAGTGCGCTGCACGGGCGCTCGCTCACTGCCCTCGGTCGCTACGACGAAGCGGAGGCCGCCCTGCTGGCCGGCCACGCGACGCTGGAGCAGACCCTCGGGCCCGCGCACGCCCGCACGCTGGACACGGTGCGCCTGCTGGTATCGCTCTACGGGGCGTGGGAACGTCCGGAGCAGGCGGCCGAGTGGTCGGCGAAACTCCCATGA
- a CDS encoding cupin domain-containing protein, protein MPTESVKGTRIVPPAAGRVIRAFGDEVTIYLGAAETDGRYALFTVVTPPGGGPPPHFHANEDEWFLVLEGRVEFLKGGTWVEAPVGSVVFTPRGVVHAYRNRGDGPLRMLVHTSPAGFETFFSRCAEVFARPGPPDTARLVAIAAEHGIHFANS, encoded by the coding sequence ATGCCCACTGAATCCGTCAAGGGGACTCGCATCGTGCCCCCCGCCGCGGGCCGCGTCATTCGCGCCTTCGGTGACGAAGTCACCATCTACCTCGGCGCGGCCGAGACGGACGGGCGCTACGCGCTCTTCACCGTTGTCACCCCGCCCGGCGGTGGGCCGCCCCCCCACTTCCACGCCAACGAGGACGAGTGGTTCCTTGTCCTCGAAGGGCGCGTCGAGTTCCTCAAGGGCGGCACGTGGGTCGAGGCGCCGGTCGGCTCCGTCGTCTTCACCCCGCGCGGCGTCGTGCACGCCTACCGCAACCGCGGCGACGGGCCGCTCAGGATGCTCGTCCATACCTCTCCTGCCGGCTTCGAGACCTTCTTCTCCCGCTGCGCGGAGGTGTTCGCCCGCCCCGGCCCGCCCGACACGGCACGTCTGGTCGCCATCGCGGCCGAGCACGGCATCCACTTTGCTAACAGCTGA
- a CDS encoding sigma-70 family RNA polymerase sigma factor: protein MPDADPTLVQRACAGDADALTELLRRNGPELRRRVESRIGRQWQGAIEADDVLQVTYMEAFTRIACFTPEGEGAFLAWMTRIAENNVRDAVRGLERAKRPDPKRRVQGPVNEDSYVGLVEVLGMTTTTPSRQAARREAVEILDRTLAKLPTDYAKVVRLYDLECRPIAEVARELGRTEGAVYMLRARAHDWLRETMGTESRFFSVS, encoded by the coding sequence ATGCCCGATGCGGACCCGACCCTCGTGCAGCGCGCGTGCGCGGGCGACGCCGACGCGCTCACCGAACTCCTGCGCCGCAACGGCCCGGAACTCCGCCGCCGCGTCGAGAGCCGCATCGGCAGGCAGTGGCAGGGTGCGATCGAGGCCGACGACGTCCTCCAGGTTACCTACATGGAGGCCTTCACGCGCATCGCCTGCTTCACGCCGGAGGGCGAGGGCGCGTTTCTCGCGTGGATGACGCGCATCGCCGAGAACAACGTCCGCGACGCCGTGCGAGGCCTCGAACGCGCCAAACGCCCCGATCCCAAGCGCCGTGTCCAGGGGCCGGTGAACGAGGATTCCTACGTCGGCCTCGTCGAGGTGCTCGGCATGACCACGACGACGCCGAGCCGTCAGGCCGCGCGGCGCGAGGCCGTCGAAATCCTCGACCGCACGCTCGCGAAACTCCCGACGGACTACGCGAAGGTCGTGCGGCTGTACGACCTCGAATGCCGACCGATCGCGGAGGTCGCGCGCGAACTCGGCCGAACCGAGGGCGCGGTCTACATGCTCCGTGCCCGCGCTCACGACTGGCTGCGCGAGACCATGGGTACCGAGTCGCGGTTCTTCAGCGTGTCCTGA
- a CDS encoding ABC transporter ATP-binding protein translates to MIGTGRSSRAWFEEYRRKRKKADEGDRVIGAEDGPKQGRARSRSFWSLLAAFWRLADAARPIFTFALATRTLGTLIALLPPVLLKALFDSVLGTDPLPAWMPLPHDRVALLWCVAVGLALLPFTATIVGLWGRWKLTKATRIMHAAVRRRVFEHASRLPLHRVQRLKSGGVTALLREDAGTVSDLTFNLFYNPWGAIVQLTGTLIILAVVDWRMLAGGLLVLPIVWVTHRAWIARIRPVQRDIKAVKQTTDAHATEAFAGMRVVRAFSRETGEALRFTRRNHFAARQEILAWWWSRGIEAAWDFLIPVATACVVLYGGYAVLGERLRTGDLVMFVAYVTMLLGPIAMLTTSATSVQTQLAALDRVLDLLAEKPEFADERSERTVDRSSVAGRITVEHVWFAYPRGAGAKGERVEERWVLEDVSLDVPPGSVVALVGPSGAGKTTLCNLIARFYDPQRGRVLLDGIDLRTIEPASYRRLLGIVEQDVFLFDGTVAENIAYARRGTTRGQIVEATRLAHAHEFVERLERGYDTVIGERGVRLSGGQKQRIAIARAVLADPVVLILDEATSNLDAESEALIRESLATLMRGRTTFVIAHRLSTVRDADRIVVIDGGRIVEEGTHDTLLALGGRYAGFLARQLEHAPVSPPVADAGEIGAARADG, encoded by the coding sequence ATGATCGGCACCGGGCGAAGCAGCCGCGCGTGGTTCGAGGAATATCGTCGCAAGCGCAAGAAGGCGGACGAGGGCGATCGCGTCATCGGCGCGGAGGACGGGCCGAAGCAGGGGCGGGCGCGCTCGCGGTCGTTCTGGTCGCTGCTGGCGGCGTTCTGGCGGCTGGCGGACGCGGCCCGACCGATCTTCACTTTCGCGCTCGCCACGCGCACGCTCGGCACGCTCATCGCGCTGCTGCCGCCCGTGCTGCTCAAGGCGCTCTTCGACAGCGTGCTGGGGACGGACCCGCTGCCGGCGTGGATGCCGCTCCCGCACGACCGCGTCGCGCTGCTCTGGTGCGTGGCGGTCGGCCTGGCGCTGCTGCCCTTCACCGCAACGATCGTCGGCCTGTGGGGCAGGTGGAAACTGACGAAAGCGACTCGCATCATGCACGCCGCGGTACGCCGGCGCGTCTTCGAGCACGCCTCGCGGCTGCCGCTCCACCGTGTGCAGCGGCTCAAGTCCGGCGGGGTGACCGCGCTGCTGCGCGAGGACGCGGGCACCGTCTCCGACCTCACCTTCAACCTCTTCTACAACCCGTGGGGCGCGATCGTGCAGCTGACCGGCACGCTCATCATCCTCGCGGTCGTGGACTGGCGGATGCTGGCGGGCGGGCTGCTGGTGCTGCCGATCGTGTGGGTGACGCACCGCGCGTGGATCGCGCGCATCCGGCCCGTGCAGCGAGACATCAAGGCCGTGAAGCAGACGACCGACGCCCACGCGACCGAGGCCTTCGCGGGCATGCGCGTGGTGCGGGCGTTCTCGCGCGAGACGGGCGAGGCCCTGCGCTTCACGCGCCGCAACCACTTCGCCGCCCGCCAGGAAATCCTCGCGTGGTGGTGGTCGCGCGGCATCGAGGCGGCGTGGGACTTCCTGATCCCGGTCGCCACGGCGTGCGTCGTGCTCTACGGGGGCTACGCCGTGCTCGGCGAGCGCCTGCGCACCGGCGACCTCGTGATGTTCGTGGCCTACGTGACCATGCTGCTCGGGCCGATCGCCATGCTCACGACGAGCGCAACCAGCGTCCAGACGCAGCTGGCCGCCCTCGACCGTGTGCTCGACCTCCTGGCCGAGAAGCCCGAGTTCGCCGACGAGCGGTCCGAGCGAACGGTCGATCGCTCGTCCGTTGCCGGGCGGATCACGGTGGAGCACGTCTGGTTCGCCTACCCGCGCGGGGCGGGTGCGAAGGGTGAGAGGGTGGAGGAACGCTGGGTGCTGGAGGACGTGTCGCTGGACGTGCCGCCCGGCAGCGTTGTCGCGCTCGTCGGTCCGAGCGGCGCGGGCAAGACCACGCTCTGCAACCTCATCGCTCGCTTCTACGACCCGCAGCGCGGGCGCGTGCTGCTGGACGGCATCGACCTGCGCACCATCGAGCCGGCGAGCTACCGGCGGCTGCTCGGCATCGTCGAGCAGGACGTCTTCCTCTTCGACGGCACGGTGGCGGAGAACATCGCGTACGCGCGGCGCGGCACGACGCGCGGGCAGATCGTCGAGGCCACCCGCCTCGCCCACGCCCACGAGTTCGTCGAGCGGCTCGAACGCGGATACGACACCGTCATCGGCGAGCGCGGCGTGCGCCTCAGCGGCGGGCAGAAGCAGCGCATCGCCATCGCCCGCGCCGTCCTCGCCGATCCCGTCGTGCTCATCCTCGACGAGGCGACGAGCAACCTCGACGCGGAGAGCGAGGCCCTCATCCGCGAGAGCCTTGCCACGCTCATGCGCGGCCGCACGACGTTCGTCATCGCCCACCGCCTCAGCACCGTGCGTGACGCCGATCGAATCGTCGTGATCGACGGCGGGCGAATCGTCGAGGAGGGCACGCACGACACGCTGCTCGCGCTCGGCGGGCGGTACGCCGGGTTCCTCGCACGCCAGCTGGAGCATGCCCCCGTTTCCCCCCCTGTGGCGGACGCGGGGGAGATCGGGGCAGCACGGGCTGACGGGTGA
- a CDS encoding dicarboxylate/amino acid:cation symporter → MAGKRLALHWKILIGLVLGLVVGLVVNAAWTPRTWESLGVDHPKAYVARKAAEVPVLPAGIARVADLDPADASLAGLYPYQLSKAQIARFNLETRPANQSPSFGARAARFVRTLNTFVGDLFIRLLRFIAVPIVLFSLIVGVSSLHDLKKLGRIGAKTLIIYLCTTALAITIGLTVANVVQPGSARFVPAETRERLAVAGGEEAAAKVAEAAAAPSAWQVLLNIVPVNPFEALAKGEMLQVVFFALMIGIGLTFIPRDKAGPVIAAFDALTDVIIRIVHWIMLVAPYAVFALIARVLADLGLDVLRALLAYSGVVIAGLVLMAFVIYPSILLTLARGRMGYRRFFRGIAPAQLLAFSSSSSSATLPVTMDCARNRLGISEDVTSFVLPLGATINMDGTALYQGVATVFIAQMFGIPLDLGAQLMIVLTATLASIGTAGVPGVGIVMLVIVLQAVRMPPEVMTTGIAIILGVDRILDMCRTTVNVTGDCMVATLVAATENELASAEEVEGRRAADAAEADE, encoded by the coding sequence ATGGCAGGGAAACGCCTCGCCCTTCACTGGAAAATCCTGATCGGGCTTGTGCTGGGCCTCGTCGTGGGTCTCGTCGTGAACGCCGCGTGGACGCCGCGAACGTGGGAATCGCTCGGCGTGGACCACCCGAAAGCATACGTCGCGCGCAAGGCGGCGGAAGTGCCCGTGCTGCCGGCGGGCATCGCGCGCGTCGCCGACCTCGACCCCGCCGATGCCTCGCTCGCGGGGCTGTATCCCTACCAGCTCAGCAAGGCGCAGATCGCACGGTTCAATCTGGAAACACGCCCGGCGAATCAAAGCCCGTCGTTCGGCGCGCGTGCGGCGAGATTCGTCCGCACACTCAACACCTTCGTCGGCGACCTCTTCATCCGCCTGCTCCGCTTTATCGCGGTCCCGATCGTGCTCTTCTCGCTCATCGTCGGCGTCAGCAGCCTGCACGACCTGAAGAAGCTCGGGCGCATCGGGGCCAAGACCCTCATCATCTACCTCTGCACGACCGCGCTCGCCATCACGATCGGCCTGACGGTCGCGAACGTGGTTCAGCCCGGGAGCGCGCGGTTCGTGCCGGCGGAGACACGCGAGCGGCTGGCGGTCGCGGGGGGGGAGGAGGCCGCCGCGAAGGTCGCCGAGGCAGCCGCCGCGCCCAGCGCCTGGCAGGTGCTCCTCAACATCGTGCCCGTCAACCCGTTCGAGGCGTTGGCGAAGGGCGAGATGCTGCAGGTGGTCTTCTTCGCCCTGATGATCGGCATCGGCCTCACGTTCATCCCGCGCGACAAGGCCGGGCCGGTCATCGCCGCCTTCGACGCCCTCACCGACGTCATCATCCGCATCGTGCACTGGATCATGCTCGTTGCTCCCTACGCCGTGTTCGCCCTCATCGCGCGGGTGCTGGCGGACCTCGGCCTCGACGTGCTCCGCGCCCTGCTCGCCTACAGCGGCGTCGTCATCGCCGGCCTCGTCCTCATGGCCTTCGTCATCTACCCGTCCATCCTCCTCACCCTCGCGCGCGGCCGCATGGGCTACCGCCGCTTCTTCCGAGGCATCGCCCCGGCACAACTCCTCGCGTTCTCCAGCTCAAGCAGTTCGGCCACCCTGCCCGTGACGATGGACTGCGCCCGCAACCGCCTCGGCATCTCGGAGGACGTCACCAGTTTCGTCCTCCCGCTCGGCGCGACGATCAACATGGACGGCACCGCCCTCTACCAGGGCGTCGCCACCGTTTTCATCGCCCAGATGTTCGGCATCCCGCTCGACCTCGGCGCGCAACTCATGATCGTGCTGACGGCCACCCTCGCCTCGATCGGCACGGCGGGCGTGCCGGGCGTGGGCATCGTCATGCTCGTCATCGTGCTCCAGGCGGTGCGCATGCCGCCGGAGGTGATGACGACGGGCATCGCCATCATCCTGGGCGTGGACCGCATCCTCGACATGTGCCGAACGACCGTGAACGTCACCGGCGACTGCATGGTGGCGACGCTCGTCGCCGCGACCGAGAACGAACTGGCGAGCGCGGAAGAAGTGGAAGGGCGCCGCGCCGCCGACGCGGCAGAAGCGGACGAGTAG
- a CDS encoding thiolase family protein, giving the protein MPAQPVIVAARRTPVGKFFGSLARTPSPQLGAFAIRAVLDDAPAARGAIDECIFGCVLQAGLGQNPARQAGLKAGLPATLSAKTINKVCGSGLEAVMLAAQAIRAGDAQCVIAGGFENMTAAPHYAFIRDGVKFGETKFEDHMQHDGLCCAFECWGMTNAADHTARKHGLAREDLDRFSAQSHQRAAKATKEGWFKAEIAVLTGEQLGNKKNPGPEGGLSQDEGIRPETTADGLAKLRTVPGHEFITAGNASQISDGAAAVLVMSATRAEELGLKPLARIVAYHTHGVEPREIFDAPVGGIRGVLTKAGWSLADVDLFEINEAFAAQTLANIKELGIPEDKLNICGGGIALGHPIGASGARVLTTLVHQLRRTRARRGVATLCLGGGNAVAMAIEA; this is encoded by the coding sequence ATGCCCGCGCAGCCCGTGATCGTCGCCGCCCGCCGCACGCCCGTCGGCAAGTTCTTCGGCTCGCTCGCCAGGACCCCCTCGCCGCAACTCGGCGCGTTCGCCATTCGTGCCGTGCTCGACGACGCTCCGGCCGCGCGCGGCGCGATCGACGAGTGCATCTTCGGGTGCGTCCTCCAGGCGGGCCTGGGCCAGAACCCGGCGCGGCAGGCAGGGCTGAAGGCGGGGCTGCCCGCGACGCTCTCGGCCAAGACGATCAACAAGGTCTGCGGTTCGGGCCTCGAGGCCGTGATGCTCGCCGCGCAGGCCATCCGTGCCGGCGACGCGCAGTGCGTCATCGCGGGCGGGTTCGAGAACATGACCGCCGCCCCCCACTACGCCTTCATCCGCGACGGGGTGAAGTTCGGCGAGACGAAGTTCGAGGACCACATGCAGCACGACGGGTTGTGCTGCGCCTTCGAGTGCTGGGGAATGACGAACGCCGCCGACCACACCGCGCGCAAGCACGGCCTGGCCCGCGAAGACCTCGACCGCTTCAGCGCGCAATCGCACCAGCGGGCGGCGAAAGCGACGAAGGAAGGCTGGTTCAAGGCCGAGATCGCCGTCCTCACCGGCGAGCAGCTCGGCAACAAGAAGAACCCCGGCCCCGAGGGCGGGCTCTCGCAGGACGAGGGCATCCGCCCCGAGACCACGGCGGACGGGCTGGCGAAACTGCGCACCGTGCCGGGGCACGAGTTCATCACCGCCGGCAACGCGAGCCAGATTTCCGACGGGGCCGCCGCCGTGCTCGTGATGAGCGCGACGCGCGCCGAAGAACTCGGCCTCAAGCCCCTCGCCCGCATCGTCGCCTACCACACCCACGGCGTCGAGCCGCGCGAGATTTTTGACGCCCCCGTGGGCGGCATCCGCGGCGTGCTCACGAAGGCGGGCTGGTCCCTCGCCGACGTCGATCTCTTCGAGATCAACGAGGCCTTCGCCGCCCAGACCCTCGCCAACATCAAGGAACTCGGCATCCCCGAGGACAAGCTGAACATCTGCGGCGGCGGCATCGCCCTCGGGCACCCGATCGGCGCTTCCGGCGCGCGCGTGCTCACCACGCTCGTCCACCAGTTGCGGCGCACCCGCGCGCGGCGCGGCGTCGCCACGCTCTGTCTCGGCGGCGGGAACGCCGTCGCCATGGCGATCGAGGCGTAA
- a CDS encoding CPBP family intramembrane metalloprotease, whose product MFVAGPAAYAVADPGPGWLFPALWAWAAACLWLLLRDPTFDRRQLWNARNALRVGGRVVAVFVPLGAGIALAVAALDEDALFSLPRRRPELWAAIMLLYPLLSVYPQEVIFRVFFFHRYGALFGRQGVVVVASAAAFGLAHVVFHNWIAVAMTFIGGLLFAATYTRTRSAFAVSVEHALYGCLVFTIGLGQYFYSGRAG is encoded by the coding sequence ATGTTCGTCGCCGGCCCGGCCGCGTACGCCGTCGCCGATCCCGGGCCGGGGTGGCTCTTCCCCGCGCTGTGGGCGTGGGCGGCGGCGTGTCTGTGGCTGCTGCTGCGCGATCCGACCTTTGACCGACGGCAGTTGTGGAACGCGCGGAACGCGCTGCGGGTCGGCGGCCGTGTCGTCGCGGTCTTCGTGCCGCTCGGCGCGGGGATCGCCCTGGCGGTCGCCGCGCTGGACGAGGACGCGCTCTTCTCGCTCCCGCGACGCAGGCCCGAACTGTGGGCGGCGATCATGCTGCTCTACCCGCTGCTGAGCGTCTACCCGCAGGAGGTCATCTTCCGCGTCTTCTTCTTCCACCGCTACGGCGCGCTCTTCGGCAGGCAGGGCGTCGTCGTCGTCGCCAGCGCGGCCGCGTTCGGCCTCGCCCACGTCGTCTTCCACAACTGGATCGCCGTCGCCATGACGTTCATCGGCGGCCTGCTCTTCGCCGCGACCTACACCCGCACCCGATCGGCCTTCGCCGTGTCCGTCGAACACGCGCTGTACGGGTGCCTGGTCTTCACGATCGGGCTGGGGCAGTACTTCTACAGCGGACGGGCGGGGTGA